A part of Drosophila ananassae strain 14024-0371.13 chromosome 2R, ASM1763931v2, whole genome shotgun sequence genomic DNA contains:
- the LOC6506246 gene encoding Golgi reassembly-stacking protein 2, whose protein sequence is MGSSHSIHVPGGGTEGYHVLKVQDNSPGQKAGLEAFFDFIVAIAGTRLDQDNDMLKELLRQNVDKPVRLTVYSSKTQTVRELTLTPSNSWGGQGLLGVSIRFCSFEGANESVWHILEVHPNSPAELAGLRAYSDYVIGADAIRHENDDLFTLIETHEQQPLKMYVYNLDDDACREVTIKPNTAWGGEGALGCGIGFGYLHRIPVQAAPLAGGAGSVPVASEASVPLLSGGGAVAAGASAPVAAAGSAVVSPTLPYIPPLANTFGSTNAEIRPPTIDPPAQSLFKTYFNPDDATDALTAALETQANITEPSAVPAAAVAPVAPPPLVDVASVPQVPASVPAPAPLLPQSIQPLQPPTQPLPPPANIFIPGVYDPSTKQNVTLEGIPAAQLPFPQATAAPAAVPMFSAPQQAYMSAPATLSYPAGAQTVPSYPQVQPSMGGLFPTQPTPLPPQMAHVFSSPVPAAAPSATTAPAGGNGNSIAGGDPTVAGATLPSN, encoded by the exons ATGGGCTCGAGTCACAGCATTCATGTCCCCGGAGGCGGCACCGAAG GCTACCACGTCCTCAAGGTGCAGGACAACTCGCCTGGGCAGAAGGCCGGCCTGGAGGCATTTTTCGACTTTATTGTGGCCATCGCCGGAACTCGACTGGATCAAGACAACGATATGCTGAAGGAGCTCCTGCGTCAGAATGTTGACAAACCGGTGCGCCTCACTGTTTACTCCAGCAAAACGCAGACTGTCCGCGAACTGACCCTGACGCCCAGCAATAGTTGGGGTGGACAGGGATTGCTGGGTGTCAGCATCCGCTTCTGCTCGTTCGAGGGCGCCAACGAAAGTGTTTGGCACATCCTGGAGGTGCATCCTAATTCTCCGGCCGAGTTGGCTGGCCTCAGGGCATATAGCGACTATGTGATCGGTGCCGATGCTATCCGCCACGAGAACGACGACCTCTTTACTTTGATCGAGACTCACGAGCAGCAGCCGCTAAAGATGTACGTTTACAATCTGGATGATGACGCGTGCCGCGAGGTAACCATCAAGCCCAACACTGCCTGGGGAGGAGAGGGTGCACTGGGATGTGGCATTGGCTTCGGCTACCTACATCGCATTCCTGTGCAAGCAGCACCGCTTGCCGGAGGTGCTGGGTCAGTTCCTGTTGCATCGGAGGCTTCTGTTCCGCTATTAAGCGGAGGTGGGGCTGTTGCAGCTGGGGCTTCTGCCCCTGTGGCTGCTGCCGGATCCGCTGTCGTCTCACCAACGTTGCCTTATATACCACCACTTGCAAACACTTTTGGGTCCACCAATGCAGAGATAAGACCACCTACCATAGATCCGCCAGCACAGAGCCTATTCAAGACCTACTTTAATCCTGATGATGCTACAGATGCTCTCACTGCAGCGCTGGAGACTCAGGCGAACATTACCGAACCTTCTGCGGTACCAGCGGCAGCGGTAGCACCCGTGGCACCGCCGCCACTTGTTGACGTGGCCTCCGTTCCACAAGTTCCGGCCTCAGTTCCAGCTCCAGCACCACTTTTACCGCAGTCGATACAACCATTGCAGCCGCCAACACAGCCATTGCCGCCGCCagccaacatttttattcccGGGGTCTATGATCCCAGCACAAAACAGAACGTGACACTCGAAGGAATTCCCGCCGCTCAGCTGCCATTTCCACAGGCCAcggcagcaccagcagcagtgcCAATGTTCTCGGCTCCGCAACAGGCATACATGTCGGCTCCGGCAACCCTCTCATACCCCGCTGGCGCCCAGACGGTGCCCTCGTATCCACAGGTTCAGCCCTCCATGGGAGGACTCTTTCCAACGCAGCCAACGCCGCTGCCACCACAAATGGCACATGTGTTTTCGTCTCCAGTACCAGCAGCAGCCCCTTCGGCCACGACAGCACCGGCGGGCGGTAACGGCAACAGCATCGCAGGAGGTGATCCAACAGTGGCGGGAGCTACTCTGCCCAGCAACTAA
- the LOC6493705 gene encoding uncharacterized protein LOC6493705 gives MSRRGRPMKKRKFMWSDAATDRLVKMWVDKSDQIKGYGRHTLIHQEMAKELKDYGPTPTEIKAKLDCMKKRYRRELGRMVSMQDVSSDWRYFDSLHHIFKHEHARAAFRNNDSVQIKKEEDSYEDEASENSIDFFYPGMEAEEEADMAAEMKSEADTETGTEPEIEHEEHEEPIPKPKYYKRKKSLISLERERLAVQKETLNVMRSMVREMSNFHASFLITYKKQKKRST, from the exons ATGTCACGAAGAGGTAGACCCATGAAGAAGAGAAAATTCATGTGGAGCGACGCTGCCACCGATCGCCTGGTGAAAATGTGGGTGGACAAATCCGATCAGATTAAAGGCTATGGAAGACACACACTCATCCACCAGGAAATGGCCAAAGAGCTAAAAGACTATGGCCCAACTCCTACCGAAATAAAGGCCAAGCTTGACTGCATGAAGAAGAGATACCG TCGCGAACtcggcaggatggtttcaatGCAGGACGTCAGCTCCGACTGGAGGTACTTCGACAGCTTGCATCACATTTTCAAACACGAACATGCAAGAGCAGCCTTCAGGAACAATG ATTCCGTTCAAATCAAGAAAGAGGAGGACAGTTACGAGGACGAGGCTTCGGAGAATTCAATTGATTTCTTTTATCCTGGCATGGAAGCAGAAGAGGAAGCGGATATGGCAGCTGAAATGAAATCTGAAGCTGATACAGAAACGGGCACTGAACCCGAAAtagagcatgaggagcatgaAGAACCGATCCCAAAACCAAAGTATTATAAACGCAAGAAGTCTTTAATTAGCCTTGAGAGAGAAAGGTTGGCTGTCCAGAAGGAAACCTTAAATGTAATGCGATCCATGGTTAGGGAAATGTCAAACTTTCATGCCTCGTTTTTAATTacatacaaaaaacaaaaaaaacgctCCACATAA